The following are from one region of the Luteimonas sp. MC1572 genome:
- a CDS encoding acyl-CoA dehydrogenase produces MSILAPFLVLLLAGAIAAYHRLRLATWVAITAAGLVACALLGASTAATVIAALLLALVAVPLLVPQIRKPFITAPALKFYRRILPPLSQTERIALESGSVGFEGELFSGKPAWDMLLSQPKPQLTAEEQAFLDGPVEELCRMTNDWQITHVDADLSPELWQFIKANRFFGMIIPKAYGGLGFSALAHHKVIQKVSSISSVVSSTVGVPNSLGPGELLMHYGTEQQKDYYLPRLADGTEVPCFGLTGPFAGSDATSIPDFGIVCKGDWGGAQVLGVRLTFDKRYITLAPVATLIGLAFRMYDPDGLLGDTRDIGITLALVPRDVEGMEIGRRHFPLNSPFQNGPLRGKDVFVPLSQIIGEENGFGEGWRMLSECLSIGRSITLPSTASGGAKMGAITTGAYARIRKQFGLSIGRFEGVEEALARIGGKAYAISALSQATAAAVDRGDVPAVPSAIAKYHCTEMGRQVAKDVMDVIGGKGIILGPRNFAGRSWQASPIAITVEGANIMTRSLLIFGQGAILCHPWVMKEMKAAQDPDVQAGLDAFDRSLFGHVGFAISNAVRSLWYGVTAARFGKAPGDDYTRRFFRKLDRHSANLALMADVSMLMLGGKLKFKESLSGRLGDVLSHLYMTSAMLKRYHDDGAPVADQPLLAWAFHDSIHQIETALSAALRNFPIRPVGWLMWALIFPLGRRAEAPGDRLGHRVAALLMTPNEARDRIAHGVFTTPCENNPAGRINASLAAAVAAEPVERKFLKALKNKGIEALDFASQLDEGVREGWISAEERTQLEELRELTLDAITVDDFDVHELRAATYRDASQPASSREAA; encoded by the coding sequence ATGAGTATCCTCGCACCGTTCCTGGTCCTGCTTCTGGCCGGCGCCATTGCCGCCTATCACCGCCTGCGCCTCGCCACCTGGGTGGCGATCACCGCCGCCGGACTGGTGGCCTGCGCCCTGCTCGGCGCCAGCACCGCAGCGACGGTGATCGCAGCGCTTCTGCTGGCCCTGGTCGCGGTACCGCTGCTGGTGCCGCAGATCCGCAAGCCGTTCATCACGGCACCCGCGCTGAAGTTCTATCGCAGGATCCTGCCGCCGCTGTCGCAGACCGAGCGCATCGCGCTGGAGTCGGGCTCGGTCGGGTTCGAAGGCGAACTGTTTTCGGGCAAGCCGGCGTGGGACATGTTGCTGTCGCAGCCGAAGCCGCAGCTGACCGCCGAGGAGCAGGCGTTCCTCGACGGGCCGGTGGAAGAGCTGTGCCGGATGACCAACGACTGGCAGATCACCCACGTCGATGCCGACCTGTCGCCGGAGCTGTGGCAGTTCATCAAGGCCAACAGGTTCTTCGGCATGATCATTCCCAAGGCCTACGGCGGCCTCGGCTTCTCGGCGCTCGCCCACCACAAGGTCATCCAGAAGGTCTCCTCGATCTCGTCGGTGGTCAGCTCCACCGTCGGCGTGCCCAATTCGCTCGGTCCCGGCGAGCTGCTCATGCATTACGGCACCGAGCAGCAGAAGGATTACTACCTGCCGCGCCTTGCCGACGGCACCGAAGTCCCGTGCTTCGGCCTGACCGGGCCGTTCGCGGGCTCGGACGCCACCTCGATTCCCGATTTCGGCATCGTCTGCAAGGGCGATTGGGGCGGCGCGCAGGTGCTCGGCGTCAGGCTCACCTTCGACAAGCGCTACATCACGCTGGCACCGGTCGCCACGCTGATCGGCCTGGCGTTCCGCATGTACGACCCGGACGGGCTGCTCGGCGACACCCGCGATATCGGCATCACCCTGGCGCTGGTGCCGCGCGACGTCGAAGGCATGGAAATCGGCCGTCGCCACTTCCCGCTCAACTCGCCGTTCCAGAACGGCCCGCTCCGCGGCAAGGACGTGTTCGTGCCGCTCAGCCAGATCATCGGCGAGGAAAACGGCTTCGGCGAGGGCTGGCGCATGCTCAGCGAGTGCCTGTCGATCGGCCGCTCGATCACGCTGCCGTCCACCGCCAGTGGCGGCGCCAAGATGGGCGCGATCACCACCGGCGCCTATGCGCGCATCCGCAAGCAGTTCGGCCTGTCGATCGGCCGCTTCGAGGGCGTGGAGGAGGCGCTCGCACGCATCGGTGGCAAGGCCTATGCGATCAGCGCGCTCTCGCAGGCGACGGCGGCGGCAGTCGACCGCGGCGACGTGCCCGCGGTGCCGTCGGCAATCGCCAAGTACCACTGCACCGAAATGGGCCGCCAGGTTGCCAAGGACGTCATGGACGTGATCGGCGGCAAGGGCATCATCCTCGGCCCGCGCAACTTCGCCGGCCGCTCCTGGCAGGCGTCGCCGATCGCGATCACGGTGGAAGGCGCCAACATCATGACGCGCAGCCTGTTGATCTTCGGCCAGGGCGCGATCCTCTGCCATCCTTGGGTGATGAAGGAAATGAAGGCGGCTCAGGATCCCGACGTGCAGGCCGGGCTGGACGCGTTCGACCGCAGCCTGTTCGGCCATGTCGGCTTCGCGATCTCCAATGCCGTGCGCTCGCTGTGGTACGGGGTGACCGCGGCGCGCTTCGGCAAGGCGCCGGGCGACGACTACACGCGGCGTTTCTTCCGCAAGCTCGATCGCCACTCAGCCAACCTCGCGCTGATGGCCGACGTTTCGATGCTGATGCTGGGCGGCAAGCTCAAGTTCAAGGAGTCGCTGTCCGGGCGCCTGGGCGACGTGCTCAGCCACCTGTACATGACCAGCGCGATGCTCAAGCGCTACCACGACGATGGCGCGCCGGTGGCCGACCAGCCGCTGCTCGCGTGGGCCTTCCACGACAGCATCCACCAGATCGAGACCGCGCTGTCGGCCGCGCTGCGCAACTTCCCGATCCGCCCGGTGGGCTGGCTGATGTGGGCGCTGATCTTCCCGCTCGGCCGTCGCGCCGAAGCGCCCGGCGACCGCCTCGGCCATCGCGTCGCCGCGCTGCTGATGACGCCCAACGAGGCGCGCGACCGCATCGCGCACGGCGTGTTCACCACGCCCTGCGAGAACAACCCCGCGGGCCGCATCAATGCGAGCCTCGCGGCGGCGGTCGCGGCCGAACCGGTGGAGCGCAAGTTCCTCAAGGCCCTGAAGAACAAGGGCATCGAGGCGCTGGACTTCGCGTCCCAGCTCGACGAGGGCGTGCGCGAGGGCTGGATCAGTGCCGAAGAGCGCACCCAGCTGGAGGAGTTGCGCGAGCTGACGCTCGACGCGATCACCGTCGACGACTTCGACGTCCATGAGCTGCGCGCGGCGACCTATCGCGACGCCTCGCAGCCGGCGTCATCGCGCGAAGCCGCCTGA
- a CDS encoding TetR/AcrR family transcriptional regulator, with the protein MDSPPAKTERTRLSADDWAEAALDMIAEQGVSAVAVEPLARRLGVTKGSFYWHFPSRDALLQAALERWEAVEQEDVFGKLEAVPDPRARLRALFQLVAHEFKSHVVYSALLKSLDHPAVQPVINRVSARRLEYLTASFRQTGLGRNEARHRARLTYAAYVGFLQLNLQLQQPRMPQDEFEDYVEHLARTLVPG; encoded by the coding sequence ATGGACAGCCCCCCCGCAAAGACCGAACGCACCCGCCTCAGCGCCGATGACTGGGCGGAAGCCGCGCTCGACATGATCGCCGAGCAGGGAGTGTCCGCCGTGGCGGTCGAGCCGCTGGCGCGCCGCCTGGGCGTTACGAAAGGCAGTTTCTACTGGCATTTCCCGTCCCGCGACGCGTTGCTGCAGGCGGCACTGGAACGCTGGGAGGCGGTCGAACAGGAAGACGTGTTCGGCAAGCTCGAAGCGGTGCCTGACCCCCGCGCACGGCTGCGCGCGCTGTTCCAGCTGGTGGCGCACGAGTTCAAGTCGCACGTGGTCTACAGCGCGCTGCTGAAGTCGCTCGACCATCCCGCGGTGCAGCCGGTGATCAACCGCGTCTCCGCGCGCCGCCTGGAATACCTGACCGCGTCGTTCCGCCAGACTGGGCTCGGCCGCAACGAAGCACGCCATCGCGCACGCCTGACCTATGCGGCCTACGTCGGCTTCCTGCAGCTCAACCTGCAGTTGCAGCAGCCGCGCATGCCGCAGGACGAGTTCGAGGACTACGTGGAACACCTTGCCAGGACGCTGGTACCGGGCTGA
- a CDS encoding phosphoenolpyruvate carboxykinase (GTP) — MNAVPQQAKAPISGSRLAVLQQWVDDMAALTRPDRVHWCDGSEAERDALVAGMLADGTLLELDQDSHPGCVLHRSHPEDVARVEHLTFVCHQDEADAGPNNHWMAPAEAHAKVDALFDGCMRGRTMYVVPYCMGPIDSPLARCGVELTDSPYVVVNMRMMTRMGAAALARIEREGSERAARGEQGDIFVRGLHSTGELDPARRYIMHFPEELAIKSYGSGYGGNALLGKKCHALRIASHQARNEGWLAEHMLIVGIENPAGEVHYIAAAFPSACGKTNLAMLVPPEAYREKGWKVWTVGDDICWMRPGEDGRLWAINPEAGYFGVAPGTSEKSNPNALASLQHDTIFTNVAVTADNQPWWEGLDDRVPALDWQGRPYEPANGPAAHPNSRFTVSAKQCPSWSPHAEDAQGVPISAIVFGGRRASLVPLVFEARDWAHGVLVGASMGSETTAAATGQVGVMRRDPMAMKPFCGYNFADYFAHWLSFDTPGAKLPKVFHVNWFRKDADGRFMWPGFGENMRVLEWIVARVEGRADAEDTAIGRLPLAQGHAFAGVGVDADTMHELLAVDRAGWREEMRTIGDFLATFGERMPPRLTAAHQETVSRLEPAGPRGAPAP; from the coding sequence ATGAACGCAGTTCCCCAGCAGGCCAAGGCGCCTATCTCAGGTTCCCGTCTGGCCGTGCTGCAGCAGTGGGTCGACGACATGGCCGCGCTCACCCGTCCCGACCGCGTGCACTGGTGCGATGGCAGCGAAGCCGAGCGCGACGCGCTGGTGGCCGGAATGCTCGCCGATGGCACCCTGCTGGAACTCGACCAGGACAGCCACCCCGGCTGCGTGCTGCACCGCTCGCACCCGGAAGACGTGGCCCGCGTGGAGCACCTCACGTTCGTCTGCCACCAGGACGAGGCCGATGCCGGCCCGAACAACCACTGGATGGCCCCGGCCGAGGCGCATGCCAAGGTCGACGCCCTGTTCGACGGCTGCATGCGCGGGCGCACGATGTACGTGGTGCCGTACTGCATGGGCCCGATCGATTCGCCGCTGGCGCGCTGCGGCGTGGAGCTCACCGACTCGCCGTACGTGGTCGTCAACATGCGGATGATGACGCGCATGGGCGCCGCCGCGCTGGCGCGCATCGAGCGCGAGGGCAGCGAGCGGGCTGCGCGTGGCGAGCAGGGCGACATCTTCGTACGCGGCCTGCACTCCACCGGCGAGCTCGACCCGGCGCGCCGCTACATCATGCATTTCCCCGAAGAGCTCGCGATCAAGTCCTACGGCTCCGGCTACGGCGGCAACGCCCTGCTCGGCAAGAAGTGCCATGCGCTGCGCATCGCCTCGCACCAGGCGCGCAACGAAGGCTGGCTGGCGGAGCACATGCTGATCGTCGGCATCGAGAATCCCGCGGGCGAAGTGCATTACATCGCCGCCGCGTTCCCCAGCGCCTGCGGCAAGACCAACCTGGCGATGCTGGTCCCGCCCGAGGCCTATCGAGAAAAAGGCTGGAAGGTGTGGACGGTCGGCGACGACATCTGCTGGATGCGGCCTGGCGAGGACGGACGGCTGTGGGCGATCAATCCCGAAGCCGGCTACTTCGGCGTGGCCCCGGGCACGTCGGAAAAGTCGAATCCCAACGCCCTGGCCAGCCTCCAGCACGACACCATTTTCACCAATGTCGCGGTCACCGCTGACAACCAGCCGTGGTGGGAGGGCCTGGACGATCGCGTGCCGGCGCTCGACTGGCAGGGGCGTCCCTACGAGCCCGCGAACGGACCGGCCGCGCACCCGAACTCACGCTTCACGGTAAGCGCGAAGCAGTGCCCGAGCTGGTCGCCGCACGCGGAGGATGCGCAGGGCGTGCCGATCAGTGCCATCGTCTTCGGCGGTCGCCGCGCCTCGCTCGTGCCGCTGGTGTTCGAGGCCCGCGACTGGGCGCATGGCGTGCTGGTCGGTGCATCGATGGGCTCCGAGACCACCGCCGCGGCCACCGGGCAGGTGGGCGTGATGCGCCGCGACCCGATGGCGATGAAGCCCTTCTGCGGCTACAACTTCGCCGACTATTTCGCGCACTGGCTGTCGTTCGACACGCCGGGTGCGAAGCTGCCGAAGGTGTTCCACGTCAACTGGTTCCGCAAGGACGCCGATGGCCGCTTCATGTGGCCGGGCTTCGGAGAGAACATGCGGGTCCTGGAGTGGATCGTCGCGCGAGTGGAAGGACGGGCCGATGCGGAAGACACGGCCATCGGTCGCTTGCCGCTGGCGCAGGGCCACGCGTTCGCGGGCGTCGGCGTCGACGCCGACACGATGCATGAGTTGCTCGCGGTCGACCGCGCCGGTTGGCGGGAGGAGATGCGAACGATCGGCGACTTCCTCGCGACGTTCGGCGAGCGCATGCCGCCGCGGCTGACTGCAGCGCACCAGGAAACCGTGTCGAGGCTGGAGCCGGCTGGCCCGCGGGGCGCGCCAGCGCCATGA
- a CDS encoding sulfotransferase: MPLIPDQLWLRAEAAADRKEFAAAEALYREALSAQPTHAASLIGLSTMLTRRRAHRDAHAAALRAFDARPVQPPLVYAVAQRLRYFHEFRRLTECLAWPEFADGAPADVLARAAVMLSSIGAHQQASDLVERGLERTPDNAALLHVWGNFQVFRGDPDAAEPHYEASLRKDPLLFQNALMLANMRTQTPERNHVPRLRQQLSQARPGGPGEVYLAYALFKELHDLKDHAGAWAALQRACRTKRGQVNYKLDDDSRLVANLEGICTPAFLAETSAIEQPAVPIFIVGMHRSGTTLLERMLAGHRDVGDAGETSAFHAQMELATDIASPAGPNADFVRAAAGVGFDDVARGYAESARWLSRGRPWFTEKLPQNFFNVGFIAKALPQARFLHLVRDPVDTCFSNLRTLFSGAALYSYDQAELAGFYLLYRRMMAHWHDVLPGRVLDVSYDALVEQPEAMARRVAAHCGLVFEPAMVDIERSTGVVSTPSANVARQGFRRDRGRAWTPYARELQPLVDALADGGCQSA, translated from the coding sequence ATGCCCTTGATACCCGACCAGCTCTGGTTGCGCGCGGAGGCGGCTGCCGACCGCAAGGAGTTCGCTGCGGCCGAGGCGTTGTACCGCGAGGCGCTCAGTGCGCAGCCCACGCATGCCGCGTCACTGATCGGTCTGTCCACGATGCTGACGCGGCGTCGCGCACACCGGGACGCCCATGCGGCGGCGTTGCGCGCGTTCGATGCCCGGCCCGTGCAGCCGCCGCTGGTCTATGCCGTGGCGCAACGGCTGCGCTACTTCCACGAGTTCCGCCGCTTGACCGAGTGCCTGGCCTGGCCCGAATTCGCCGACGGCGCGCCTGCGGACGTACTGGCGCGCGCGGCCGTCATGCTGAGCTCCATCGGCGCCCACCAGCAGGCAAGCGATCTTGTCGAGCGCGGCCTGGAGCGCACGCCCGACAATGCGGCGCTGCTCCATGTCTGGGGGAACTTCCAGGTTTTTCGCGGTGACCCCGACGCCGCCGAACCGCACTACGAAGCGTCGCTGCGCAAGGATCCGCTGTTGTTCCAGAACGCGCTGATGCTCGCCAACATGCGGACCCAGACGCCAGAGCGCAATCATGTCCCCAGGCTGCGGCAGCAACTCTCCCAGGCGCGGCCGGGCGGCCCAGGCGAGGTCTACCTTGCCTACGCCCTGTTCAAGGAGCTGCACGACCTGAAGGACCATGCGGGCGCCTGGGCCGCGCTGCAGCGGGCCTGCCGAACGAAGCGCGGGCAGGTGAACTACAAACTGGACGACGACTCGCGGCTGGTCGCGAACCTGGAGGGGATCTGCACCCCCGCGTTCCTGGCGGAAACCAGCGCGATCGAGCAGCCTGCCGTGCCGATCTTCATCGTCGGTATGCATCGCTCGGGGACCACCCTGCTGGAACGCATGCTCGCCGGCCACCGCGACGTCGGCGATGCCGGTGAAACGTCCGCGTTCCATGCACAGATGGAACTCGCCACGGATATCGCCTCGCCTGCCGGGCCGAACGCGGACTTCGTGCGGGCCGCCGCAGGGGTCGGGTTCGATGACGTGGCGCGGGGCTATGCCGAGAGCGCGCGCTGGTTGTCGCGCGGGCGCCCATGGTTCACCGAGAAACTGCCGCAGAACTTCTTCAACGTCGGGTTCATCGCGAAGGCACTGCCACAGGCGCGGTTCCTGCATCTGGTCCGCGACCCGGTGGACACCTGCTTCTCCAACCTGCGCACCTTGTTCTCCGGCGCGGCGCTTTACTCGTATGACCAGGCGGAGCTCGCGGGCTTCTACCTGCTGTACCGCCGCATGATGGCCCACTGGCACGACGTGCTGCCCGGTCGCGTGCTCGATGTGTCCTACGACGCCCTCGTCGAACAGCCGGAGGCGATGGCCAGGCGCGTGGCCGCGCATTGTGGCCTGGTGTTCGAGCCGGCGATGGTCGACATCGAGCGCAGCACCGGCGTGGTGTCCACTCCGAGCGCGAACGTTGCCCGGCAAGGGTTCCGGCGCGACCGTGGCCGGGCATGGACGCCATATGCGCGCGAACTGCAGCCGTTGGTTGACGCACTTGCGGACGGTGGTTGCCAGAGCGCCTGA
- a CDS encoding TonB-dependent receptor, with protein MTLKTTRLRDAITFAIATGATALAGTGIAYAQDATDQTTTLDRIEVTGSRIKRTEVETSQPVFTLSREEIQAQGLTSVGDVIQNLSANGSALNSTFNNGGNGETRVSLRNLGSARTLVLVNGRRWVGGTGLGGAVDLNTIPTAAVERIEVLKAGASSIYGSDAIAGVVNLILRTDFQGAEGNAFLGGYDKGDGFRESYDLTIGTSDDRFTAMFGVGYVKEEPVMAGDRPESAEPYYKTGNLLGSSTTPNGRFAICTGVINPISGACSVTETRPNGTGGQFTYDPGQSGTNWRNYAGTDAYNFAPLNYLVTPQERKSIFGRASLALTDNTSAFVTATYNNRRSEQLLAAMPIVLGTGPGAGVQARTVSISEFSLYNPFGEPVSRIQRRANETGGRSFAQNVDTFGFNGGLEGSLERWGKFITWDAGFNYARNDQNDTTNGLFNIPALRQALGPSELRNGIPVCVTAPGGAVIAGCVPMNLLGAQGSITPEMLAFSSFVAHDEFGYKMKQYYVNGSMELFDLQGGTVAIAAGLEHREESGFDQPDALINSGNTTGNARTATNGAYKVDEAYVELAIPVLSDLPFADLLEFNLASRVSDYSNFGDTVNSSFGFKWQPIEDLLVRGNWAQGFRGPSIAELFQGVSDSFPSISDPCSTTFGGVYNQLTPEQQARCHAQGVPVGGYDQGNTQIRISVGGNTELMPETSVTKTLGMVWNPGMIEGFDVSLDWWKIDLENTITSFSGQFILDQCIEEGISAFCNYTRSAGGNIDTLLSGGLNVGAAEVEGWDLTLNYRMPETAWGKFSFTWDTTYMSSFKTDNDADGDIDQDDGGSVVGEYFDRDNNWRIRSNLMTRWEMGDMGATLFTRYYSRQEEDCPFYYNDYGFGELCNDAITDVDGINQAGSQNQIGSRIYHDATVYWNAPWNAKITLGVNNLADKTPPLAYTAFANSFDPQYEIGGRFFYLQYNQRF; from the coding sequence ATGACCCTTAAGACCACAAGGCTCCGCGACGCGATTACTTTCGCGATCGCAACGGGCGCCACGGCCCTCGCGGGCACTGGCATCGCATATGCCCAGGACGCCACCGACCAGACCACAACGCTTGACCGCATCGAAGTGACCGGCTCGCGCATCAAGCGCACCGAAGTCGAGACCTCGCAGCCGGTCTTCACCCTCAGCCGCGAAGAGATCCAGGCCCAGGGCCTGACCTCGGTCGGCGACGTGATCCAGAACCTGTCCGCCAACGGCTCGGCGCTCAACAGCACGTTCAACAACGGCGGCAACGGCGAGACCCGCGTCAGCCTGCGCAACCTCGGCTCGGCCCGCACCCTGGTGCTGGTCAACGGCCGTCGCTGGGTTGGCGGCACCGGCCTGGGTGGCGCGGTCGACCTCAACACCATTCCGACCGCCGCGGTCGAGCGCATCGAAGTCCTGAAGGCCGGCGCGTCGTCGATCTACGGCTCCGACGCGATCGCCGGCGTGGTCAACCTGATCCTGCGCACCGATTTCCAGGGTGCCGAAGGCAATGCGTTCCTCGGTGGCTACGACAAGGGCGACGGCTTCCGCGAGTCGTACGACCTGACCATCGGCACCTCCGATGATCGCTTCACCGCGATGTTCGGCGTCGGCTACGTCAAGGAAGAGCCCGTGATGGCGGGCGACCGCCCCGAATCCGCCGAGCCCTACTACAAGACCGGCAACCTGCTCGGCAGCTCGACCACCCCGAACGGCCGTTTCGCGATCTGTACCGGCGTGATCAACCCGATCAGCGGCGCGTGCTCGGTCACGGAAACGCGTCCGAACGGCACCGGTGGCCAGTTCACCTACGACCCCGGCCAGTCCGGCACCAACTGGCGCAACTACGCCGGTACCGATGCCTACAACTTCGCCCCGCTGAACTACCTGGTCACGCCGCAGGAGCGCAAGTCGATCTTCGGTCGCGCCAGCCTGGCGCTCACCGACAACACGTCGGCGTTCGTCACCGCGACCTACAACAACCGTCGCTCCGAGCAGCTGCTCGCCGCGATGCCGATCGTCCTCGGCACCGGCCCTGGCGCCGGCGTGCAGGCGCGTACCGTCAGCATCAGCGAGTTCAGCCTGTACAACCCGTTCGGCGAGCCGGTGAGCCGCATCCAGCGTCGCGCCAACGAGACCGGTGGCCGCTCGTTCGCCCAGAACGTCGACACCTTCGGCTTCAACGGCGGCCTGGAAGGCAGCCTGGAGCGTTGGGGCAAGTTCATCACCTGGGATGCCGGCTTCAACTACGCCCGCAACGACCAGAACGACACCACCAACGGCCTGTTCAACATCCCGGCTCTTCGCCAGGCGCTCGGCCCGTCCGAGCTCCGCAACGGCATTCCGGTCTGCGTGACTGCCCCGGGTGGCGCGGTCATCGCCGGTTGCGTGCCGATGAACCTCCTCGGTGCGCAGGGTTCGATCACGCCGGAGATGCTCGCGTTCTCGAGCTTCGTCGCGCATGACGAGTTCGGCTACAAGATGAAGCAGTACTACGTCAACGGCTCGATGGAGCTGTTCGACCTGCAGGGCGGCACCGTCGCGATCGCTGCGGGCCTCGAGCACCGCGAAGAGTCTGGCTTCGACCAGCCGGACGCGCTGATCAACTCCGGCAACACCACGGGCAACGCGCGTACCGCCACCAATGGTGCCTACAAGGTCGACGAGGCCTACGTCGAGCTCGCGATCCCGGTGCTGTCCGACCTGCCGTTCGCCGACCTGCTGGAATTCAACCTCGCCTCGCGCGTGTCGGATTACAGCAACTTCGGTGACACGGTCAACTCGAGCTTCGGCTTCAAGTGGCAGCCGATCGAGGACCTGCTGGTCCGCGGCAACTGGGCCCAGGGCTTCCGCGGTCCGTCCATCGCCGAGCTGTTCCAGGGCGTCTCGGATTCGTTCCCGAGCATCTCGGACCCCTGCTCGACCACGTTCGGCGGCGTGTACAACCAGCTGACCCCCGAACAGCAGGCGCGCTGCCATGCGCAGGGCGTCCCGGTCGGTGGGTATGACCAGGGCAACACGCAGATCCGCATCAGCGTGGGTGGCAACACCGAGCTGATGCCGGAGACCTCGGTCACCAAGACCCTGGGCATGGTGTGGAACCCGGGCATGATCGAAGGCTTCGACGTGTCGCTCGACTGGTGGAAGATCGATCTCGAGAACACCATCACGTCGTTCAGCGGCCAGTTCATCCTCGACCAGTGCATCGAGGAAGGCATCAGCGCGTTCTGCAACTACACCCGCTCTGCTGGCGGCAACATCGACACGCTGCTGTCGGGCGGCCTGAACGTCGGCGCCGCCGAAGTCGAAGGCTGGGACCTCACGCTGAACTACCGCATGCCGGAAACCGCATGGGGCAAGTTCTCGTTCACGTGGGACACCACGTACATGTCCAGCTTCAAGACGGACAACGATGCCGACGGCGACATCGACCAGGATGACGGCGGCAGCGTGGTGGGCGAATACTTCGACCGCGACAACAACTGGCGCATCCGCAGCAACCTCATGACGCGCTGGGAAATGGGCGACATGGGCGCGACGCTGTTCACGCGCTACTACTCGCGCCAGGAAGAGGATTGCCCGTTCTATTACAACGACTACGGCTTTGGCGAGCTCTGCAATGACGCCATCACCGACGTCGACGGCATCAACCAGGCGGGCTCGCAGAACCAGATCGGCAGCCGCATCTATCATGATGCGACCGTCTACTGGAACGCTCCGTGGAACGCCAAGATCACCCTGGGCGTGAACAACCTGGCCGACAAGACCCCGCCGCTGGCCTACACGGCCTTCGCCAACAGCTTCGATCCGCAGTACGAGATCGGCGGCCGGTTCTTCTACCTGCAGTACAACCAGCGCTTCTGA
- a CDS encoding Hsp33 family molecular chaperone HslO yields the protein MTHPDRDHLTRFLLPRAGVRGVHVHLDATWQSIASSDDYPPMVRAMLGESAAASALFTGHTKVDGRLSVQLRGTAGLRTLFAECTAAGTLRGIARVADGAGDIAGLHAIGEDALLAITIENPGIGDREPVRYQSLVSLDAADLSAAFEAYFVQSEQLPTRLLLAADSDAAVGLMLQKLPGDSVADVDGWDRASALFATLRAGELLETGVAELLHRLFHEEDPQIVGGRPLEFACSCSRGRVEAMLASLGRVEAEAALADGVASVRCEFCGQAYTFDTAGIHAIFTEDRRPMDAPPRLQ from the coding sequence ATGACCCATCCAGACCGCGACCATCTCACCCGTTTCCTCCTGCCGCGCGCCGGCGTGCGCGGCGTGCACGTGCACCTCGATGCCACCTGGCAGTCGATCGCCTCGAGCGACGACTACCCACCGATGGTGCGCGCCATGCTGGGCGAATCCGCCGCGGCCTCGGCGCTGTTCACCGGGCACACCAAGGTCGACGGGCGGCTTTCCGTGCAGCTGCGCGGCACCGCCGGGCTGCGCACGCTGTTCGCCGAGTGCACTGCCGCCGGCACGCTGCGCGGGATCGCCCGCGTGGCTGACGGCGCGGGTGACATCGCCGGCCTGCATGCCATCGGCGAGGACGCGCTCCTGGCGATCACCATCGAGAACCCGGGTATCGGCGACCGCGAGCCGGTGCGCTACCAGAGCCTGGTGTCTCTGGATGCGGCCGACCTCTCGGCCGCCTTCGAGGCGTACTTCGTGCAGTCCGAGCAGTTGCCGACGCGTCTCCTGCTGGCCGCCGACAGTGACGCCGCCGTGGGACTCATGCTGCAGAAGCTGCCGGGCGACAGCGTCGCCGACGTCGACGGCTGGGACCGGGCCAGCGCACTTTTCGCCACCCTGCGCGCCGGGGAACTCCTCGAGACCGGCGTCGCCGAGCTCCTGCACCGCCTGTTCCACGAGGAAGATCCGCAGATCGTGGGTGGCAGGCCGTTGGAGTTCGCCTGCTCATGCTCGCGCGGGCGGGTGGAGGCCATGCTCGCCTCCCTCGGGCGGGTCGAAGCCGAAGCCGCGTTGGCCGATGGCGTCGCCTCGGTGCGTTGCGAGTTCTGTGGCCAGGCCTATACGTTTGACACGGCCGGAATACACGCGATCTTCACGGAAGACAGGCGCCCAATGGATGCCCCGCCCCGTCTGCAATGA